A window from Puniceicoccus vermicola encodes these proteins:
- a CDS encoding sulfatase-like hydrolase/transferase, with protein MLRESSSFIRRPNIVYILADDMGYGDLSCLNENAAVRTPNLDRMAARGMSFTDAHSSSAVYTPSRYSILTGRYMDDTSHLPAIQLYDLWEDIGERENVRADFPEVEEELTKLFSRYVLEDRSTPGAPQPDTRPSHREQLNWEIERTA; from the coding sequence ATGCTCCGCGAATCTTCTTCTTTTATCCGTCGTCCCAACATCGTTTATATCCTCGCGGACGATATGGGCTACGGTGACTTGAGCTGTCTGAACGAAAATGCTGCCGTTCGCACGCCGAACCTGGACCGTATGGCGGCTCGGGGAATGTCGTTTACGGACGCCCATTCGAGTTCGGCAGTCTACACCCCGTCGCGTTATAGTATTCTAACCGGTCGCTACATGGATGACACCTCTCATTTGCCCGCGATCCAGCTTTATGATCTATGGGAGGATATTGGCGAACGGGAAAACGTGCGGGCGGATTTTCCCGAGGTGGAAGAAGAACTGACGAAGCTCTTTTCCCGCTATGTTTTGGAGGACAGAAGCACCCCCGGGGCTCCGCAGCCGGATACGCGGCCATCCCATCGGGAACAGTTGAATTGGGAGATCGAAAGAACCGCTTAA
- a CDS encoding family 10 glycosylhydrolase produces MESRLNYQPMSFRSINCLRCCFVLGTFLLPFVGVATESEEFVLERSTLDFDRGELVLSKDRSGEPKEIPEDGPIPNQDAELEYDFEVPEDGWYVLSLKNMPPWAREIFVDDERVSLTVGNSFKRAAELAGIDVNEVTDAEWVKEANLVLSEGAHTLRIQRVGRMGFPGGFPSAWQIRSAGETSRDRFSGGYTSFREVRRGESVELTLYGGGGDRETSYDLIRVNLLDNRKEVIDTIRFPASGSVEKRVVEIPCPEEGVFQLFIDSDDGVLSAREFTEGVYYVIDTSSRTVPESGETTMTLVSEVDLVALTLNGEALELGENYWEGNGATRIVDSAIGTYRETNDGRGPDVDPNPSLFSENFSGFAVLLDIPEAGVPYVIEIDHPDDAWRSVCGSILDMFDWDKQKGYMPRAFGYETGGNLPLSNQMLTERVVFWPNGNQVHLGLTSSRIGKRAAASGIRLYRVEGPLVSQGQNGSGRLAGIWMEEHERWHEHFNTPQDLPMEVRDWIGLNRTMEWIAYRGMNAFWPTVVAYQQSTYDSKELKGYLLKLNNMPRLSALLAEKYGVSYVAEIFLARQRYFNERVMIEGVENPEELYTTVWWGYSRGTSDSQGGMWPNWNVLHPHVQEKMIAIYGELADMLADTESFTGLSGRLDTWQWDGLYALSSLNWGYGDWTIRQFEEDTNVEVPGNSDDPARFEQRFRFLTSDSMRQQWIDWRKDRVTRFIERLAERIREAKPDAVLFLCGDGYTDENHRASLPLSVSQRFIEMGIDLEKLQDHPGIGIMTTANFGRGKSRTYLADQLAYDSFLDPDYVNAGRNYVRGFAPYGAYQEWGKEFPFEELGVHFRKKLHYCAGSDAAGPHLLERYATVLAEQDTMFFRTGGYPILWGEQDRFSTWMREYAALPRVPFDPIKVARDPVAVWDQNYEGSYWFYAVNRERYPVTLTLEFGTEESVYQLGADREFATENGKLTLELEPFALRSFRTSSDARIQAAVTSVPERAINWIRRRLAFAQRVADQIQKGVFADSISADEQKVYRIELDAAWKAVEEQSWWRARTILTSAPMMAIYEQVGPYPEDQVKTQFPNLLESLLTDRYAPDEPFSDAEALVKSLIGEGGSEESESYNPEWKFAQVVKNLSDGLRFEIEIPAAGFYSLRLGHVAEESGVAQVSIGGRNLPVPVQMSSTGVPEKTIFPEIQLESGAAVLEVSGNFSFGVYALQLIPKLSPLDTTRWSTVAPFQSFWVPSGKTNENVKRTMEKPYPPERDPSIQATYRNQMGQELVWTQTEEIVGRHEKSGVNFAQRSGLTGYNVGFAQTFIYSPEECEVLLYLGCDWWANAWINGDLIETDSGKESYEETGAWFHRWKPRVARIHLNAGENRLMVKNQGGNAWCWFTSYITDPGDLEVSPVPFE; encoded by the coding sequence ATGGAAAGTCGACTGAACTACCAACCCATGAGTTTTCGATCGATCAATTGCCTGCGGTGCTGCTTCGTATTGGGGACGTTTCTCCTTCCTTTTGTCGGAGTGGCGACCGAATCCGAAGAATTTGTGCTGGAGCGTAGCACGCTCGACTTTGACCGAGGTGAATTGGTCTTGAGCAAAGATCGGTCGGGCGAGCCCAAGGAGATTCCGGAAGACGGGCCCATTCCGAATCAGGATGCCGAGCTGGAGTATGATTTTGAGGTGCCGGAGGACGGATGGTACGTGCTGTCACTCAAAAATATGCCACCGTGGGCTCGCGAGATTTTCGTCGATGATGAGAGGGTCTCGTTGACGGTGGGAAATAGTTTCAAGCGAGCCGCCGAGTTGGCGGGGATTGATGTGAACGAGGTGACGGACGCGGAGTGGGTGAAGGAAGCGAATTTAGTCCTGTCGGAGGGTGCGCACACGCTTCGAATTCAGCGAGTGGGGCGGATGGGGTTTCCCGGCGGGTTTCCCAGTGCGTGGCAAATTCGTTCTGCGGGAGAAACCTCCAGAGACCGATTCTCGGGAGGCTATACTTCCTTTCGGGAGGTTCGACGGGGAGAATCGGTAGAGTTGACGCTTTACGGCGGTGGAGGTGATCGGGAGACGAGTTATGATCTGATCCGGGTCAACTTACTGGACAATCGCAAGGAGGTCATTGATACCATTCGTTTTCCGGCATCGGGTTCTGTTGAAAAGCGGGTTGTCGAGATCCCGTGCCCGGAAGAGGGGGTATTTCAGCTTTTTATCGATAGCGATGATGGCGTTCTGTCTGCTCGGGAATTCACCGAGGGCGTTTACTATGTAATCGATACGAGTTCACGGACCGTTCCGGAATCGGGAGAAACCACAATGACATTGGTCAGTGAGGTTGATTTGGTGGCTCTGACGCTGAATGGAGAGGCTCTTGAGTTAGGAGAAAACTATTGGGAGGGGAATGGAGCTACCCGGATCGTGGATTCTGCGATCGGCACCTATCGAGAGACCAATGATGGACGCGGACCCGATGTGGATCCGAATCCATCTCTTTTCTCCGAAAACTTCTCCGGATTTGCGGTTCTGCTGGATATTCCGGAAGCAGGGGTGCCTTACGTCATCGAAATCGATCATCCGGATGACGCATGGCGTTCCGTCTGCGGTTCAATCCTAGACATGTTCGATTGGGATAAGCAGAAAGGTTACATGCCGCGGGCCTTTGGCTACGAAACGGGTGGAAATCTCCCGCTCAGTAATCAGATGCTGACCGAACGGGTCGTATTTTGGCCGAATGGCAACCAGGTTCACTTAGGGCTAACGAGTAGCCGAATTGGGAAGCGGGCTGCCGCATCCGGGATCCGTCTGTATAGAGTGGAGGGTCCGCTGGTTTCTCAAGGGCAGAATGGTTCGGGTCGTTTGGCGGGAATTTGGATGGAGGAGCACGAGCGGTGGCATGAGCATTTCAACACCCCGCAGGATCTGCCCATGGAGGTTCGGGACTGGATCGGCCTGAATCGGACGATGGAGTGGATTGCCTATCGGGGAATGAATGCTTTTTGGCCAACGGTGGTTGCGTATCAACAGTCGACTTACGACTCGAAAGAACTCAAGGGATATTTGCTCAAGCTAAACAATATGCCGCGCTTGAGTGCCTTGCTCGCGGAAAAGTATGGAGTTTCTTACGTCGCGGAAATTTTTCTGGCCCGGCAGCGATACTTTAATGAGCGGGTGATGATTGAGGGAGTGGAGAACCCCGAGGAATTGTACACAACGGTCTGGTGGGGATACAGCCGGGGAACCTCCGATTCCCAAGGAGGAATGTGGCCGAATTGGAATGTTCTCCATCCTCACGTCCAAGAGAAAATGATCGCCATTTACGGTGAGCTGGCGGATATGCTGGCCGATACGGAATCCTTCACTGGGCTTTCCGGTCGTTTGGATACTTGGCAGTGGGACGGACTTTATGCGCTTTCCAGTTTGAATTGGGGATATGGAGACTGGACGATTCGCCAGTTCGAGGAAGATACGAATGTAGAAGTTCCGGGTAATTCCGACGATCCGGCTCGATTCGAACAACGCTTCCGGTTCCTGACCTCGGATTCCATGCGTCAGCAATGGATTGATTGGCGCAAAGATCGGGTTACCCGTTTCATCGAACGTCTGGCGGAGAGAATTCGCGAAGCGAAGCCGGATGCGGTCCTCTTCCTCTGCGGAGATGGATACACCGATGAGAACCATCGGGCGAGTCTTCCTCTTTCCGTGAGCCAGCGGTTCATTGAGATGGGGATTGATCTGGAGAAACTTCAGGACCATCCGGGCATCGGAATCATGACAACTGCGAATTTCGGTCGAGGGAAGTCTCGAACCTATCTCGCGGATCAGTTGGCGTATGACTCGTTTCTGGATCCCGACTACGTGAACGCCGGGCGTAACTATGTCCGTGGATTCGCCCCTTATGGAGCCTACCAGGAGTGGGGAAAAGAATTCCCGTTTGAGGAGCTCGGAGTCCACTTTAGGAAGAAGCTTCATTACTGCGCGGGATCCGATGCCGCGGGACCTCATCTCCTTGAGCGCTACGCCACCGTGCTGGCCGAACAGGATACCATGTTTTTCCGGACCGGGGGCTATCCGATTCTCTGGGGAGAACAGGATCGCTTCTCTACATGGATGAGGGAGTATGCAGCCTTGCCTCGGGTGCCATTTGATCCTATTAAGGTGGCACGTGACCCGGTTGCGGTTTGGGATCAAAACTACGAGGGGTCCTACTGGTTTTATGCGGTAAACCGGGAGCGCTATCCCGTGACTCTGACGCTGGAATTCGGCACAGAGGAATCTGTCTACCAATTGGGGGCAGACAGAGAGTTTGCCACGGAAAACGGAAAGTTGACTCTGGAACTCGAACCCTTTGCTTTGCGTTCTTTCCGAACTTCGTCAGATGCCAGAATTCAAGCGGCGGTGACTTCGGTTCCGGAGCGCGCAATCAATTGGATTCGTCGCCGCCTAGCCTTCGCTCAGCGTGTAGCCGATCAAATCCAAAAGGGTGTATTTGCCGATAGTATCTCCGCAGACGAACAGAAAGTTTACCGAATCGAATTGGATGCTGCATGGAAAGCGGTAGAGGAACAATCGTGGTGGAGAGCTCGGACCATTTTGACGTCCGCGCCAATGATGGCGATTTATGAACAAGTGGGGCCCTATCCCGAGGATCAGGTGAAGACACAGTTTCCGAATCTCCTGGAATCGTTGCTGACTGATCGATACGCGCCGGACGAACCGTTTTCCGACGCGGAAGCTTTGGTGAAAAGTCTGATCGGAGAAGGGGGTTCCGAAGAATCCGAGTCTTACAATCCTGAATGGAAGTTCGCGCAGGTGGTAAAGAATCTGAGCGATGGGCTTCGTTTCGAAATCGAGATCCCCGCGGCGGGGTTCTATTCCCTTCGTCTAGGGCACGTCGCCGAGGAGAGTGGGGTGGCTCAGGTGAGTATTGGGGGCAGAAACCTACCGGTGCCCGTTCAAATGAGCTCGACGGGAGTTCCCGAGAAAACGATTTTTCCGGAGATTCAGCTAGAATCCGGAGCCGCCGTACTTGAGGTTTCGGGCAACTTTTCATTTGGGGTCTATGCATTGCAGTTGATCCCCAAATTGTCACCGCTGGATACTACGAGATGGTCAACGGTAGCTCCGTTTCAGAGTTTTTGGGTTCCTAGCGGAAAGACCAACGAGAATGTGAAGCGGACAATGGAGAAGCCATATCCGCCCGAGAGAGATCCATCCATCCAGGCGACCTATCGAAACCAAATGGGACAGGAACTTGTCTGGACACAGACTGAGGAGATCGTCGGACGTCACGAAAAGAGTGGTGTCAATTTTGCCCAGCGTAGTGGTTTGACGGGGTATAACGTCGGATTTGCGCAAACTTTCATCTACAGTCCGGAAGAATGTGAGGTTCTCCTCTATCTCGGGTGCGATTGGTGGGCCAACGCTTGGATCAACGGTGACCTGATTGAAACGGACTCTGGTAAAGAATCTTATGAGGAGACTGGTGCATGGTTTCACCGCTGGAAGCCACGAGTGGCCCGGATTCACCTGAACGCAGGTGAGAATCGATTGATGGTCAAGAATCAGGGAGGAAACGCTTGGTGCTGGTTCACCAGCTACATCACGGATCCAGGAGATCTGGAGGTGTCACCGGTGCCATTTGAATAA
- a CDS encoding sialate O-acetylesterase: protein MKSIEMQILQPGWILFGLSLLSGLSANGERITRYGWDYDRADFRESEEEIALHRSEDKRIPLTGWADYAFEVPEAGWYELWFAGAPPEWNRDVFIDGETVSRLGFSSQEEDVDEASNQDRPFFKELNVYLTEGEHTLRYQRYSFPGYIPFVWELRPAEGRPESSVRMVVDGSRIAHPGDSIPVTLIGGNAFRETRYELWLEDQMTDGKIALGEMAFPVSDRPLRKEFLIELPEKVGLYHVLASVDGEMLRPSDLKGGYLMAAEDLGDPELPSSTKFAFAGLFSNAAVLQRGKELPIWGWSQPRENVRVTLAETTIETEADENGLWQVIFPPMEAGGPFDLEAESGGETIRSTGILVGEVWLLSGQSNMGGPILQSTGGTEVAREADYPEVRLGSVFGTEVDSGEKRIRVSWQDADSGGDPQMMKNWLAIHLAFGIRIHEELGIPVGLVRANRGGTYISTWSSMDLHRSLPSYEEFLEGHESMEQENVLEIIHLGKTAGKIRKWKARVEKAEEEGKPPPKEPKITVKMKRNNEPALHWDGLIEPMIPFAMRGVLWYQGESDSAMANAYRERFPAMIESWREAWGESEWPFYFVQVAYGKGALYEGEPGDFQGAEIKEMQRRTLSVPNTAMVVTDDLMTPEDGVHYHDKLPVGYRLALAALANAYGMDIEYSGPLYREMMIEDGQIRLYFDHSEGLQAKDGDLGGFAMAGADRQWVWANARVDGETVVVSHPDVLEPKAVRYSWAERPSGGNLVNQEGLPAAVFRTDDWPMVTEGVDWVQKH, encoded by the coding sequence ATGAAAAGTATTGAGATGCAAATATTACAACCTGGATGGATCCTTTTCGGATTGAGCCTTCTTTCGGGTTTGAGTGCCAACGGTGAGCGGATCACTCGGTACGGGTGGGATTACGACCGCGCTGACTTTCGCGAGAGTGAGGAGGAAATCGCTCTTCACCGGAGCGAGGACAAACGAATCCCGCTGACCGGCTGGGCCGATTACGCATTCGAGGTGCCGGAAGCGGGATGGTACGAGCTTTGGTTTGCCGGGGCACCGCCCGAGTGGAACCGGGATGTTTTCATCGATGGGGAAACCGTCTCGAGGCTCGGATTCTCCAGTCAGGAAGAGGACGTGGATGAGGCCAGCAATCAAGACCGTCCGTTCTTCAAAGAGTTGAACGTCTATTTAACCGAAGGTGAGCATACCCTTCGTTATCAACGATACTCTTTCCCCGGATACATCCCATTCGTTTGGGAATTGCGTCCTGCAGAGGGGAGACCCGAAAGTAGTGTTCGGATGGTGGTGGATGGGAGCCGGATCGCTCATCCCGGGGATTCGATCCCGGTAACACTAATCGGGGGCAATGCGTTTCGGGAGACTCGCTACGAACTTTGGCTGGAGGATCAGATGACGGATGGGAAGATTGCCCTGGGAGAGATGGCTTTCCCTGTCAGCGATAGGCCCCTCCGAAAGGAGTTTTTGATAGAGCTTCCCGAAAAGGTTGGTCTCTATCATGTGCTGGCAAGTGTCGATGGCGAGATGCTCCGCCCGTCTGACTTGAAAGGGGGCTACTTGATGGCAGCCGAAGACTTGGGAGACCCGGAGTTGCCTAGTTCCACGAAGTTTGCGTTTGCCGGCTTGTTTAGCAATGCGGCAGTGTTGCAGCGGGGGAAGGAGCTGCCCATTTGGGGTTGGAGTCAACCGCGGGAAAATGTTCGCGTGACTCTCGCAGAGACTACGATTGAAACCGAAGCGGACGAAAATGGACTCTGGCAAGTGATATTCCCTCCCATGGAGGCCGGGGGTCCTTTCGACCTTGAGGCGGAGTCGGGAGGAGAGACGATTCGAAGCACAGGTATTCTTGTTGGAGAAGTTTGGTTGCTCTCCGGGCAATCCAACATGGGAGGACCGATCCTCCAGTCTACCGGCGGAACAGAGGTGGCACGCGAGGCCGACTATCCGGAGGTCCGCCTCGGCTCGGTGTTTGGGACGGAGGTGGACTCGGGAGAGAAGAGAATCCGTGTGAGTTGGCAGGATGCGGACTCCGGCGGAGATCCACAGATGATGAAAAATTGGCTCGCCATTCATTTAGCTTTTGGGATCAGAATCCATGAAGAATTGGGCATTCCGGTGGGTCTGGTCCGGGCGAATCGGGGAGGTACATACATCTCTACCTGGTCCAGTATGGATTTGCACCGTTCTTTGCCGAGTTACGAGGAGTTCTTGGAGGGACACGAATCTATGGAACAGGAGAACGTCCTTGAGATCATTCATCTGGGAAAAACGGCAGGAAAGATCCGGAAATGGAAGGCTAGGGTCGAGAAGGCCGAAGAAGAGGGAAAACCTCCCCCGAAAGAGCCGAAGATCACGGTGAAAATGAAGAGAAACAATGAGCCGGCATTGCATTGGGATGGCTTGATCGAACCGATGATCCCTTTTGCGATGCGCGGAGTCCTCTGGTATCAGGGGGAGAGCGATTCTGCGATGGCGAATGCGTATCGAGAGCGATTTCCGGCCATGATCGAGAGCTGGCGGGAGGCTTGGGGTGAATCCGAATGGCCCTTTTATTTCGTTCAGGTCGCCTATGGAAAGGGTGCTCTCTACGAGGGAGAGCCTGGCGATTTCCAAGGAGCGGAGATAAAGGAAATGCAACGGAGGACCCTTTCGGTTCCCAATACCGCCATGGTGGTGACGGATGATTTGATGACGCCGGAGGATGGAGTTCACTATCACGACAAGCTTCCGGTGGGGTATCGGCTCGCCTTAGCCGCACTCGCCAACGCCTATGGAATGGATATCGAATATTCCGGTCCGCTCTACCGGGAAATGATGATCGAGGACGGCCAGATACGCCTCTACTTCGACCACTCGGAAGGTCTGCAGGCGAAAGACGGCGATCTCGGGGGCTTTGCCATGGCCGGTGCGGATCGGCAGTGGGTCTGGGCAAACGCACGCGTCGACGGGGAGACGGTTGTCGTCAGTCATCCGGATGTGCTGGAACCGAAAGCGGTTCGCTACTCGTGGGCCGAGCGTCCTTCCGGCGGAAATCTGGTGAATCAAGAAGGTCTACCCGCTGCAGTATTCCGAACCGACGACTGGCCCATGGTCACCGAAGGGGTTGATTGGGTGCAGAAACACTAG
- a CDS encoding FAD-dependent oxidoreductase codes for MKTEKLNVEFCVVGGGLAGLCAAVAAARHGAKTVLVHDRPVLGGNASSEIRVPVQGAFGSWDRSVRETGIIEEIMLETLYRNPSGNWQMWDLAMHGIAKQEPNLTLLLNCSCTEAFADGHRLTSLKAWQSTTQTWYEVRADVFADCSGDSILASFAGAEMREGREAASEFDEPVAPEKASSTKMGMSLVFVWRDMGNRQRFMPPTWIHTYHNNEEAPKHSEKINLTPVSGANGFFVELGGEEDTIHDSEEIKEELLKLGLGLVDHYKNHGDHDAENLALEWFGFLPGKRESLRYVGDYILRQSDVQKPNEFDDIVAYGGWPIDDHDSKGSLRKGKYSHDWFKVNCPYGIPFRSLYSRNVENLMMAGRNISATHVALCTTRVMATCAVMGQAVGTAAALASREKCTPREVGQEHLRELQTILQDDDCWLPGIPRGMPKLTVQAELTASVNDPQALRDGHDREDEDSDKLHAWKAEVGSWAEYRFDEAVELSRTRMIFNSNLKRKWANMPLWYPRDGWDIRPEPTLVRGFRLLVETENGEWEAVFSETENFQRLVRVPVPVTTKAIRLVIDETWGNEIAEVFAWEVA; via the coding sequence ATGAAAACTGAGAAACTAAACGTAGAATTTTGTGTGGTCGGGGGCGGTCTGGCCGGCCTTTGTGCAGCGGTGGCTGCGGCTCGCCATGGTGCCAAAACCGTATTGGTCCATGACCGACCGGTCCTGGGCGGGAATGCCTCGAGTGAGATTCGGGTTCCCGTACAGGGAGCCTTTGGCTCGTGGGACCGCAGTGTGAGGGAAACCGGCATTATCGAGGAGATCATGTTGGAGACCCTTTACCGGAATCCTTCCGGAAACTGGCAGATGTGGGATCTGGCCATGCATGGCATTGCAAAGCAGGAACCGAACTTGACCCTATTGTTGAATTGTTCCTGCACGGAAGCCTTCGCGGACGGGCACCGCCTGACTTCTCTCAAAGCCTGGCAATCGACGACCCAGACTTGGTATGAGGTGAGGGCGGATGTCTTTGCGGATTGCTCGGGGGATAGCATACTCGCTTCCTTTGCCGGTGCCGAGATGAGGGAGGGTCGGGAGGCTGCCTCGGAATTCGACGAGCCCGTAGCCCCCGAGAAAGCCAGCTCGACCAAGATGGGAATGAGCCTCGTCTTTGTTTGGCGGGATATGGGGAATCGCCAACGGTTTATGCCCCCCACCTGGATCCACACTTATCACAACAACGAGGAGGCGCCCAAGCATTCCGAAAAGATCAACCTGACGCCGGTCAGTGGTGCCAATGGTTTCTTTGTCGAGCTCGGGGGAGAGGAGGATACCATCCACGACTCGGAAGAAATCAAAGAAGAGCTCCTCAAACTGGGGCTTGGTCTCGTCGATCACTACAAGAATCACGGAGATCACGACGCCGAGAATCTGGCATTGGAATGGTTCGGATTCCTACCGGGAAAGCGGGAAAGCCTGCGTTATGTAGGGGACTATATTTTGAGGCAGAGTGATGTGCAGAAGCCGAATGAGTTCGACGACATCGTCGCTTATGGCGGGTGGCCGATCGACGATCACGATTCCAAAGGATCCCTGCGCAAGGGCAAGTATTCGCACGACTGGTTTAAGGTGAACTGTCCCTATGGGATTCCCTTTCGCAGTTTGTATTCGAGAAACGTCGAAAACCTGATGATGGCGGGGCGCAATATCAGTGCAACTCACGTGGCTCTCTGCACCACACGCGTCATGGCGACCTGCGCTGTGATGGGACAGGCCGTCGGTACGGCTGCGGCGTTAGCCTCCCGGGAAAAGTGCACTCCGCGCGAAGTGGGACAGGAGCACCTCCGAGAGCTTCAGACCATCTTGCAGGACGATGACTGTTGGTTGCCGGGGATTCCTCGAGGAATGCCGAAGTTGACGGTACAGGCGGAGTTGACCGCATCTGTGAACGATCCTCAAGCCTTGCGGGATGGACATGATCGTGAGGATGAGGATAGTGACAAGCTCCATGCTTGGAAGGCTGAAGTCGGCTCATGGGCGGAGTATCGATTTGACGAGGCCGTGGAGTTGTCACGGACCCGCATGATCTTCAATAGCAACCTGAAACGCAAATGGGCGAATATGCCTCTCTGGTATCCGCGGGATGGATGGGATATCCGGCCGGAACCCACTCTTGTCCGAGGATTCCGGTTGTTGGTTGAAACAGAGAACGGGGAGTGGGAAGCGGTGTTTTCGGAAACCGAGAATTTTCAACGGTTGGTTCGGGTTCCGGTTCCCGTGACAACGAAAGCGATTCGTTTGGTGATCGATGAAACCTGGGGTAATGAAATTGCCGAAGTGTTTGCTTGGGAAGTTGCCTGA
- a CDS encoding mandelate racemase/muconate lactonizing enzyme family protein yields MKIEKVQLYFLPVTSRIPYQFGKATMSEVVCARVAIAVSYEGRSAKGWGETPLNVGWVWPGTLPFSQREQGLKEFCGEIAQAWTDFGASGHPFEIGHSFLENRLPGLRDDFNRGREGEARLSQLAALVCASAFDLALYDAYGQLHGLNVYDCLGKQHLSKDLAYYLEPDAEGGSFDGLFPEDFLVKPAKEIPVWHSVGGTDPVSESELTGNEPKDDYPVLLRDWIIRDELTCLKIKLRGNDEAWDYDRLVRIGHLGMDLGVQWLCADYNCTAPDPGYVNAMLDRLRVEEPRVYGMLLYVEQPFPYELEEFPMDVHSIAARKPLFMDESAHDWRMIRLGRRLGWNNVALKTCKTQTGALLSLCWAKAHGMTLMVQDLTNPMLAMIPHAQLAAHAGTIMGLESNAPQFYPDASLPEAKVHPGVYRRAQGVLNLSTLSGPGFGYQVDRIERELPLPVFEG; encoded by the coding sequence ATGAAGATTGAAAAGGTTCAGCTCTATTTTCTGCCAGTAACATCCCGGATCCCCTACCAGTTTGGGAAGGCCACGATGTCAGAAGTGGTCTGTGCGCGGGTTGCGATTGCAGTCAGCTACGAGGGTCGTTCGGCCAAAGGTTGGGGAGAAACTCCTTTGAACGTGGGTTGGGTCTGGCCCGGGACACTTCCGTTTTCTCAACGCGAGCAGGGATTGAAAGAATTCTGCGGAGAAATCGCTCAGGCATGGACCGACTTTGGCGCTTCGGGGCATCCCTTTGAGATCGGGCACTCGTTTCTCGAGAATCGATTGCCGGGTCTACGTGATGACTTCAATCGTGGGAGGGAAGGCGAGGCGCGTTTATCGCAGTTGGCGGCATTGGTCTGTGCATCCGCCTTTGATCTCGCGCTGTATGACGCTTACGGGCAGTTGCACGGCCTCAACGTCTATGACTGTTTAGGCAAGCAACACTTGTCCAAAGACCTAGCGTATTACCTGGAGCCCGACGCTGAGGGGGGTTCTTTCGATGGACTTTTTCCAGAAGACTTTCTGGTGAAGCCCGCGAAGGAGATTCCCGTTTGGCATTCTGTCGGAGGGACGGACCCGGTGAGTGAATCTGAACTTACGGGGAACGAGCCGAAGGATGACTATCCGGTTCTCTTGCGGGACTGGATCATTCGAGATGAATTGACCTGCTTAAAGATTAAACTCCGGGGGAACGATGAAGCCTGGGACTATGACCGTCTGGTGAGGATCGGCCATTTGGGGATGGATCTGGGCGTTCAATGGCTCTGTGCCGACTACAACTGCACCGCTCCCGATCCCGGCTATGTGAATGCAATGCTGGATCGGCTCCGGGTCGAAGAACCGAGGGTCTATGGTATGCTCCTCTACGTGGAGCAACCCTTTCCCTATGAGTTGGAGGAGTTTCCTATGGATGTTCATTCGATTGCGGCTCGGAAGCCTCTTTTCATGGACGAGAGCGCGCATGATTGGCGGATGATTCGTCTGGGACGGCGCTTGGGATGGAACAATGTGGCGTTGAAGACCTGCAAGACCCAGACCGGAGCCTTACTCTCCCTTTGCTGGGCGAAAGCCCACGGCATGACCCTGATGGTGCAGGATCTGACCAATCCCATGTTGGCGATGATTCCCCACGCGCAGTTAGCGGCTCACGCGGGCACGATTATGGGACTGGAGTCCAATGCTCCTCAGTTCTATCCCGATGCGTCTTTGCCCGAAGCGAAAGTCCATCCGGGAGTGTATCGACGAGCTCAAGGGGTTCTGAACCTGTCGACTCTTTCCGGACCCGGCTTCGGTTATCAAGTTGATAGGATCGAGCGAGAATTGCCGCTACCCGTGTTCGAAGGATAG